The genomic stretch AGAGAAGCGTCACTTATCTCCTTGTCCCTACTATCCTGTCCCTTTCCCACCCATCCCCTGTGGGTAAGTGAGCTCtttagtttcaagtgtatccTCCTGTATTTCTTTTGCAAGGACATGTATGTCTTCTTATATCCCCTTCTTTCTAGACACTCTTTAAAGCTTCACTTTCTTCATTTAACAATATGAAATCACTCCATATCCATTCATAGTCTTCCTTTTGctggagatcttttttttttttttttttttataaatttatttatttatttttggctgtgttgggtcttcatttctgtgcgagggctttctctagttgtggcaagcgggggccactcttcatcgcggtgcgcgggcctctcactgtcgcggcctctcctgctgcggagcacaggctccagacgcgcagagctcagtatttgtagctcacgggcccagctgctccgcggcacgtgggatcctcccagaccagggcctgaacccgtgtcccctgcattggcaggcagacccccaaccactgcgccaccagggaagcgctgttGGAGATCTTTAAGGTGGATTTCTAGATGTAGGATTGCTGACTCAAGAGGTAAGAACAAATGTAGTTTAGTTAGATATTACCCAATTCCTCGCCAGAAGGATCGAACCAGTTTGTGTTCCCAACAGAAATATACTAGAGTGCTTTTTACCCCACAGCCTCACCAACATAATATATTGTCacacttttaatttttaccagTCTGATAGATGAGACATGGCATCTCGGTgttattttaatgtgcattttgcTAATTGTAAGTAagtttgaactttaaaaatatatttggtggCCATCGtacatctctttctctttttgtgaattacCGGTTcatgttttcccattttttaaatttgttttttattaaagtatagttgattcacaatgttgtgttaatttctgctgtacagcagtgattcagttatacatatacatacattcttttttaaatatttttttccattgtttatccattccatatataatagcttgcatatGCTAACCCCAACGTCCtactctatccctcccccaccctccatcccccttggaaaccacaagtctgttttctacgtctgtgaatctgtttctgtttcgtagatgcattcgtgtcatgttttagatttcatatataagtgatatcatgtggtgcttgtctttctctctctgacttactgcacttagtatgataatctctagttgcatcgctgttgttgaaaatggcattatctcattctttttgatggctgagtagtattctattgtatatatgtaccacatcttctttatccattcatctgtcaatggacatttaggttgctcccacatttttaaaatgaggtttttAGGCCCACGTTTCTCaatttttaagagctctttatatcagggatcagcaaactagaacccacaggccaaatctggcccaccaccagtttttataaataaagttttattgaaacacagccacactcatttgtttacatattgtctatgctGCTTTCACACTACCCCTGCAGAGCTGGTAGTGTAGATTgagtcaattcttttcattctttttttttaaagaatttaccaAGTGTAATAAATTAGAGGTGAAGTCACAACAAAAGAATTTATGGCGTCCAAAAAAATTCACAAGTAGAAGATTCCTTCTATCAACTTCTCAGAGTCCCATGAGCTCTCCCCTGACCTCTGAAAGATGGGTTTTACCAAAATCTGGTTTACACTGAACTTTTCAGGTATATATGatctgaaaagaaagaagtatctGATAAGAACCTGCCTGGTGCTCCTTCCTTGTTGCAGCCCTTCTTTGTGTAAGTGATCAGAATCAGGTCCAAGTGACACAGAACCAAGCATGACATATCACACCAAACACCATTTCCTGTCCAACCAATTCTCATCTCTCTCCAGTAATGAAGAGGTGGACGTTCTTCTTGGACTGCAGCATCTGTGCAGCCCGCTCCACCCCGGCCACAGCAGCCAACCTCTGGGCATCGTACTTGGAGTAGAGGACAGTGCAGGTCCAGGCAGCTTCCTCTCCTCGGGTGGTGGCTTGCAGCACGTTACAGACTTCACTGTAGAAGTGGGGATATGTTGGCAGTTCATAGAAAATCAGGTTCCTGATGCCTGTTATTGTGTATCTTTTGTAGAAATGGAAGCGCTCTGTGAGGAGCAGGAACTGCTTCTCTCCTTGAAGGAAGAAGTCTCTGGCCCTGGAGACACCAGACTTCTGGGCGTACTCGCAGATATGAGTGAAGTTCAGTTCCTCCTTCTTGAAGTAATTTCGGAGATGCACAAAGTCAAAGTAGGAGGGGACGTAGATAAGCGTGTGAGACATGACTGCATCACGATACTGAGGCAAAATCTTGTTGACAAAAAAGTTAAACCTGGCATCAATCACTGAAGCTAGGTTTTCAGCTTCCATCCTCTGGAAGACATGTGGGAGCTGCACCAGGACATGACTGATGCAGCCTGTCATCGGGACGTTCCTCACAGCCACCTGGCCTTGCACATCGACGCAGTATTTGATGAACACAGAGTTGATCTGGGCATCCTGCAGGGCCCCAGACAGCAGCGTCTGACGATAGTACTTGGACCAATTATTGAGGCTCCACATGCACACTCGAGAAAAGTCCACCCCATGTGAGTCCAAGGGCAGTAGGTCCATGTGGTTCATCAAATGCAAAACATGCTCCCAGTTCTGCATCAGGGAAATGTCAGCTTGATCAATGATGAGAAGCTCAATAGAAGACAGAAAGTCaaactctctcttcttctctccttctccaccaATGATGGTCCTCAAGCCCAGAGGGGAGGCAATGAGGATGTCTGACGAATAGAAGGGGGCATAAAGTCGGATGCTTCTCTGCAGTATTGCCACTCCAGTCCTGAAGTGGTCATCGATGTTGCCGACAAATACAGCTTCATAATCCTCAGGCCTCTTCAGGTTGGGTGGTCTCTCCTTGGATTCTGAGCCATACTCTCCATTAAACCTCTTTTTGTTGCttacaattattttcttcttgctgTCGCCCTCAAGAAGACTGATGAAGAGCTGTACCACCCGCAAAGCAGCTTCCCGGAATGGCACCTTGGGCCTCGTTAGCCCTTGGTCCCTGaagtcatcatcatcacccaccCCAAGTTTCTGGCTTCGGCATCTGCTGTTGTTGGTAAGCACCTGGGCATTGGCTTTGAGGACGTGATTTATCACATGCAGGCAGTACACGTGGCGGATCTCTTCCCCATTCTTCAGGGCAGTCCTTTCTGGGTAGAAGAGGTCCCGGTAAGAATTCATAATTAAGAAGAGCTCTTTCTGGAGGGGTGTGAAGGGGCTACTTGAATTTGGGGGACCAGAGAGGAACTGGCTGTTGGTCTTGATCCAGGTGGATTCCAGAGGCTTCTGGAGATGAAGTGACTTTAAGTCAATGTCCTTTGGGGGTTTAAAGGTTTCCGGTTTCCAACTGTCGAAACCTGCATGAAAAGACACGCTGGCCCAGGACGGGCCATTTTAGCTGGTGGGTAGTTTTGGGATTTGTGGCAACAGCCtggatctctttttctttcagttctttgttTACATGTTGTGCAAATGGATCTTGTAATGCTTTCAGAGAACAgttgccttctctttcctcttggagAAAGTTGGTTTCTAGGCTGAAGAGTGACTCATGTTTTGCGTCTGTAAACTCCTCTGGGGATTCCTCTGATGTGCCAGGTGGCCCGTGCCCATCTTTTCCCTTAGGGTCAGCAGGTAAGGCCGCATTCTTCTGCATGTCAGTAGATGCTACTGCCGTCTCTTCCTCCACACTGATGTCACTATCGCCATCTTCAAGATTCATTTCTGTCTCATCTATAACACggtcttcttcctcttcctcctcctcatcttCCTTGGAAACATCCTTTAATGTGGCAAGTAGTCTGTTGTAACCAGAAACTTGTTCTGGTTCACTCTCTGCTTCACTTTCAGAACTTGAAGTATCTAAACTCTCTGACAGTTGACAAGTCTGTGGTTTTGCTTCCTTTCTGGAAACCCTTGGAAGGTGGAAAACAGAAGTtcaatgttttgaaataaaagatttggcaaaggggggaccttgaagatggcggaagagtaagacgcggagatcgccttcctccccacggatacaccagaaatacatccacacgtggaacaactcctatagaactcctactgaaggctggcagaagacctcagacctcccaaaaggcaagaaactccccacgtaactgggtagggcaaaagaaaaaacagagacaaaagaataaggacggcacctgcaccagtgggagggagctgtgaaggaggaaaagtttccacacactaggaagcccctccgcgggcggagactgcgggaggcagaggggggagtttcgggaccgcggagtagtgcacagcgacgggtgcggagggcaaagcggggagattcctgcacagacgatcggtgccgaccagcactcaccaacccgagaggcttgtctgctcacccgccggggcgggcggggctgcgagctgaggctcgggttttggttttggacggagctcagggagaggactggggttggcggcttgaacatagcctgaaggggttagtgcaccacgactagtcgggagggagttcggggaaaagcctgcaccggccgaagaggcaagaga from Phocoena phocoena chromosome X, mPhoPho1.1, whole genome shotgun sequence encodes the following:
- the LOC136142091 gene encoding LOW QUALITY PROTEIN: U3 small nucleolar RNA-associated protein 25 homolog (The sequence of the model RefSeq protein was modified relative to this genomic sequence to represent the inferred CDS: deleted 1 base in 1 codon) is translated as MRCQALPASQTLSLIYPSPLPPSQDTSAPGRRYTEEGFKAAEVKTAAKRLPVRVSRKEAKPQTCQLSESLDTSSSESEAESEPEQVSGYNRLLATLKDVSKEDEEEEEEEDRVIDETEMNLEDGDSDISVEEETAVASTDMQKNAALPADPKGKDGHGPPGTSEESPEEFTDAKHESLFSLETNFLQEEREGNCSLKALQDPFAQHVNKELKEKEIQAVATNPKTTHQLKWPVLGQRVFSCRFRQLKPETFKPPKDIDLKSLHLQKPLESTWIKTNSQFLSGPPNSSSPFTPLQKELFLIMNSYRDLFYPERTALKNGEEIRHVYCLHVINHVLKANAQVLTNNSRCRSQKLGVGDDDDFRDQGLTRPKVPFREAALRVVQLFISLLEGDSKKKIIVSNKKRFNGEYGSESKERPPNLKRPEDYEAVFVGNIDDHFRTGVAILQRSIRLYAPFYSSDILIASPLGLRTIIGGEGEKKREFDFLSSIELLIIDQADISLMQNWEHVLHLMNHMDLLPLDSHGVDFSRVCMWSLNNWSKYYRQTLLSGALQDAQINSVFIKYCVDVQGQVAVRNVPMTGCISHVLVQLPHVFQRMEAENLASVIDARFNFFVNKILPQYRDAVMSHTLIYVPSYFDFVHLRNYFKKEELNFTHICEYAQKSGVSRARDFFLQGEKQFLLLTERFHFYKRYTITGIRNLIFYELPTYPHFYSEVCNVLQATTRGEEAAWTCTVLYSKYDAQRLAAVAGVERAAQMLQSKKNVHLFITGER